A single region of the Liolophura sinensis isolate JHLJ2023 chromosome 9, CUHK_Ljap_v2, whole genome shotgun sequence genome encodes:
- the LOC135475715 gene encoding E3 ubiquitin-protein ligase MIB2-like: MAVNKKHPQCVKVLLKHKCNANIQDTYGDTALHYAIVRENDEIIELLVNYPGIDFTIQNNRGFNPLHLAALQGSNLATKEILKKSRQIVDVKKEDGFTALHLAAFNDHKEICETLLTVGQADINSRNNQRATPLLLAVSQGYSDVVTLLVSKGADLTAEDQDGDTCLHMALMRHHFTTEIETAIPILKAIRTELNMTQNESQTGADIACYLVQHGASLTHRNHQGKTPMDLINDPRIRDEIRRSAESCHKK, encoded by the exons ATGGCAGTCAACAAAAAACACCCACAGTGTGTGAAAGTTCTATTAAAACATAAGTGCAATGCCAACATTCAG GATACTTATGGCGATACAGCACTTCACTATGCCATCGTGAGAGAGAACGACGAGATCATAGAACTGCTCGTGAACTATCCAGGAATCGACTTCACCATCCAAAACAACAGAGGATTTAATCCTCTACACCTAGCAGCATTGCAGGGGAGTAACTT AGCAACAAAGGAGATTCTGAAAAAAAGTCGGCAAATTGTTGACGTCAAGAAAGAAGATGGGTTTACTGCCCTGCATCTGGCTGCTTTTAATGACCACAAAGAAATCTGTGAGACGTTGCTCACCGTA GGTCAAGCGGACATCAACAGTCGAAATAACCAACGAGCTACACCACTCTTGTTGGCCGTGTCTCAAGGATACTCTGATGTTGTAACACTTCTTGTTAGCAAAG GCGCTGACTTGACTGCTGAAGATCAAGACGGTGACACTTGTTTACACATGGCCCTAATGAGGCACCACTTTACCACGGAGATTGAAACAGCCATACCCATACTCAAAGCA ATCCGAACTGAGCTGAACATGACCCAGAATGAGAGTCAGACTGGAGCTGATATCGCCTGTTACCTGGTACAGCATGGGGCCAGCCTCACACACCGTAACCACCAGGGCAAGACCCCCATGGACTTGATCAACGACCCACGCATAAGAGACGAAATACGCCGCTCTGCTGAATCTTGtcacaaaaagtaa
- the LOC135475716 gene encoding uncharacterized protein LOC135475716: MGYLPWWMVDLGEELLVMAVKVTNRDTSFERLRDFTIETGTVGSTNGTLVAPKLCYFAAGIQGRATTVRYQGVAPIMARFVKISLTASGYLQLCEVAVIGTETQKFYLLEQRKNKKSNGTVLFSGLLKSVATCVAQCSQTKSCTSINIKTIPPGTVLCELRTDSPSNVLDSLVDASGWVHYFP; this comes from the exons ATGGGCTACCTGCCATGGTGGATGGTAGATCTGGGTGAAGAACTACTCGTCATGGCTGTGAAGGTCACCAACAGAGATACCA GCTTTGAAAGACTAAGAGATTTTACAATAGAGACCGGCACAGTCGGAAGTACCAATGGTACACTGGTGGCGCCCAAGCTTTGTTACTTCGCCGCCGGGATCCAGGGTCGGGCCACCACCGTGCGCTACCAGGGCGTTGCGCCAATCATGGCTAGGTTTGTTAAAATCTCTCTGACTGCATCCGGTTACCTGCAACTCTGTGAGGTTGCCGTCATTGGCACAGAGACAC agaaGTTTTACTTGCTAGAGCAGCGAAAGAACAAGAAGTCGAACGGCACAGTTCTGTTCTCGGGTCTCCTCAAGTCAGTGGCCACATGCGTGGCACAGTGCAGCCAGACCAAGTCCTGTACTTCCATAAACATCAAGACTATTCCCCCGGGCACAGTGCTCTGTGAGCTGAGGACTGACAGTCCTAGCAATGTACTGGACAGTCTGGTGGACGCCTCGGGCTGGGTACATTATTTCCCCTGA